The Rana temporaria chromosome 4, aRanTem1.1, whole genome shotgun sequence genome contains a region encoding:
- the LOC120937014 gene encoding extensin-like, protein MATLEPEPQHSEASTSNATRPLAEQPPVNIAHIGPPRALRRRAPAPDPALDRMLDIMTNMSDRMSNRSYGQNVAKCLGELIDKVPPNLQAVVLSCTARYISTFIPPTEADDLSEPPPPYGPYANKRTEHVPTPPTTHFSPPPVTLWTGPQLSDQPPRPTPPPTSAHHPFTTTLSHLPPVPTPSTHTSLNPFPYTQPSSYHPHSPFPHLSTPPVTYSTLPPTTLSSYHPPPSTYPALTTTPTSHYPHRPRQSTFRNAPTRTPPPPQATPPSNWSGEDSTTSTRPPFAHALSVAMSPHGEEDSSPNLQQL, encoded by the coding sequence ATGGCTACTCTGGAGCCGGAACCGCAGCACTCCGAGGCATCAACTTCTAATGCAACAAgaccacttgcagagcagcccccAGTTAACATTGCGCATATTGGACCTCCGCGTGCTCTGCGTAGGAGGGCTCCTGCTCCGGATCCAGCCCTGGATCGTATGTTGGACATTATGACCAACATGTCTGACCGGATGAGCAACAGATCGTATGGCCAAAATGTAGCAAAATGTCTGGGGGAACTAATCGACAAAGTTCCCCCAAATCTGCAAGCGGTGGTGCTGTCCTGTACGGCTAGATACATCTCGACATTTATACCCCCGACAGAAGCTGACGATTTATCCGAACCACCACCACCCTATGGCCCATATGCCAATAAACGGACCGAGCATGTCCCAACACCACCCACGACCCATTTCTCCCCACCACCCGTTACCCTTTGGACAGGACCACAGCTTTCCGACCAACCTCCTCGACCAACACCACCACCGACTTCTGCGCACCATCCTTTCACCACCACTCTATCTCATTTACCTCCTGTGCCAACACCTTCCACTCACACTTCTCTGAATCCTTTTCCTTATACACAACCTTCTTCTTACCACCCTCATTCTCCTTTTCCTCATCTCTCAACACCACCTGTCACATACAGTACTCTGCCTCCTACAacactttcttcttaccacccacCACCTTCTACTTACCCTGCGTTAACGACTACACCTACATCACATTACCCACATCGACCGAGACAATCGACTTTCAGGAATGCCCCAACacgaacaccaccaccaccacaagcaaCACCACCTTCCAATTGGTCAGGGGAAGACAGCACCACCTCCACTCGGCCCCCTTTTGCCCACGCACTGTCGGTCGCCATGTCACCGCACGGGGAAGAGGACTCCTCCCCAAATTTACAGCAATTGTAA